A region of Sulfurimonas sp. DNA encodes the following proteins:
- a CDS encoding flagellin: MNVSNTNALTNTGINLNSNLTKLSSGSRINSAADDASGMSIADKMSAQVRGLGQAIQNTNNAIGMVQVADGAMQEYSNILNDVRVLALKASSGIMNHSNRSIIQNEIDKLLSSANKIVNTTSYNGINILQEKGEFTFHTGANAGEKVHVDFGDASSILPAVDVLDSSKIDDSLKNIDKALESTGLIMSNLGAGQNALESNVRNISVSRINIASAESQIRDLDFAQESANFNKNKILDQTGVFALAQKNAVQSNILKLFQ; the protein is encoded by the coding sequence ATGAATGTTTCAAACACAAATGCTCTAACAAACACAGGCATAAACCTTAACTCAAACCTAACTAAACTATCTTCAGGTTCACGAATCAATAGTGCCGCAGATGACGCTTCAGGTATGTCTATTGCAGATAAAATGTCTGCTCAAGTTCGTGGTTTAGGTCAAGCCATACAAAATACTAACAATGCAATAGGTATGGTTCAAGTAGCAGATGGAGCTATGCAGGAGTATTCAAATATACTAAATGATGTAAGAGTGTTAGCACTCAAAGCATCTAGTGGCATTATGAATCATAGTAACAGAAGTATTATACAAAATGAGATAGATAAACTTCTCTCTTCTGCAAACAAAATTGTAAATACAACATCATACAACGGCATAAACATACTTCAAGAAAAAGGCGAATTTACATTTCATACAGGTGCAAATGCTGGAGAAAAAGTTCATGTAGACTTTGGCGATGCCTCTTCAATCCTTCCTGCAGTAGATGTTTTAGATAGTAGTAAGATAGACGATAGTTTAAAAAATATTGATAAAGCTTTAGAATCTACAGGTTTAATCATGAGTAACTTAGGTGCTGGGCAAAATGCTTTAGAATCAAATGTAAGAAATATATCTGTTTCAAGAATAAACATAGCCTCAGCAGAATCACAAATAAGAGATTTGGACTTTGCACAAGAGAGTGCAAACTTTAATAAAAACAAAATTTTAGATCAGACTGGTGTATTTGCTCTTGCTCAAAAA
- the alaS gene encoding alanine--tRNA ligase, which yields MDIREEYLKYFESKNHERIASAPLVPEDATLLFNNAGMVPFKSIFTGEVPRPANPRATSCQTCLRAGGKHNDLENVGHTARHHTFFEMLGNFSFGDYFKEEAIDYAWEFLTEVIKLPSDKLWITVHDSDDEAEKLWKKYVPSDKILRLGDADNFWSMGDTGACGPCSEIFYDQGEEHFSGKEDYLGGEGDRFLEIWNLVFMQYEKAADGSMTPLPRPSIDTGMGLERVIAIKEGKRSNYDSSLFMPIINKVETLIGKEYEYSTGASYRVIADHIRTALFLLAQGINFSNEGRGYVLRRILRRAVRHGYLLGFREAFMYKLVDIVVEIMGGEYDYLITKAKAVKEQIQLEEARFFKTIESGIELFELELKNTKEIFSGEVAFKLYDTFGFPLDLTEDMLKGKNLGLDSAKFEELMLAQRTRAKAAWKGSGDSQAHGDFKELLEKFGENTFVGYEFLAHSGEVLALLDAQFKHADILQAGEKGWVLLDTTPFYAESGGQMGDSGELEGFAKVEDTRKIFGLNLSQITLSKTLKVGDIVESIVDISRAEIIKHHSATHLLHAILYDVLGDHISQAGSLVEDKRLRFDFSHPKALTHEELVEIETRVNRDVLRAIPAKTEVMCIEDAKKSGAKAQFGEKYGDEVRVVSFSDASVEFCGGVHVDNSANIGSFIITKESGVSAGVRRIEAVVGHAAYEYFCDQRVMIKRVEAEVKNLDIMAGISRLKSNITELKTELKESQESSKVEISSNEINGVAVVVEELPSGDIKEKIDELKNQNEKLCAMLFQVKGDKVLIAAGVKNADAKAGDWIKKIAPILGGGGGGRPDFAQAGGKDKTKLPDAKIQALAYITEVLS from the coding sequence ATGGATATTAGAGAAGAGTATTTAAAATATTTTGAGTCAAAAAATCATGAACGCATAGCATCTGCGCCATTAGTGCCAGAAGATGCAACACTTTTGTTTAACAATGCAGGAATGGTACCTTTTAAGTCGATTTTTACAGGCGAAGTTCCAAGACCAGCTAACCCAAGAGCAACCTCATGTCAAACCTGTTTAAGAGCAGGTGGAAAGCATAATGATTTGGAAAATGTTGGGCATACTGCTAGACATCATACATTTTTTGAGATGCTAGGAAACTTTAGCTTTGGAGATTATTTTAAAGAAGAAGCGATTGACTATGCTTGGGAATTTTTGACTGAGGTTATCAAACTTCCTTCTGATAAACTTTGGATAACAGTTCATGATAGTGATGATGAAGCTGAAAAACTTTGGAAAAAATATGTTCCATCAGATAAGATTTTAAGACTAGGAGATGCAGATAACTTTTGGTCTATGGGAGATACAGGAGCGTGTGGACCATGTTCTGAGATTTTTTATGATCAAGGTGAAGAACACTTTAGTGGCAAAGAAGATTATCTTGGTGGAGAAGGCGATAGATTTTTAGAGATTTGGAATCTTGTTTTTATGCAATATGAGAAAGCAGCAGATGGTTCAATGACTCCACTTCCAAGACCTTCTATTGACACAGGCATGGGACTTGAAAGAGTTATTGCCATAAAAGAAGGTAAGCGTTCTAACTATGATTCATCACTTTTTATGCCAATCATAAACAAAGTAGAAACCCTTATAGGTAAAGAGTATGAGTATTCAACTGGTGCTTCATATAGAGTTATAGCTGATCACATTAGAACGGCACTTTTTCTTTTAGCTCAAGGTATAAATTTCTCAAATGAGGGCCGTGGTTATGTGCTTCGTCGCATCTTGCGTCGTGCTGTAAGACATGGTTATCTTCTTGGATTTAGAGAAGCATTTATGTACAAGCTTGTTGATATTGTTGTAGAGATTATGGGTGGTGAATACGACTACCTAATCACAAAAGCAAAAGCTGTTAAAGAACAGATTCAACTAGAAGAAGCTAGATTTTTTAAGACTATTGAGTCTGGGATAGAGCTGTTTGAATTAGAGTTAAAAAATACAAAAGAGATTTTTAGTGGTGAGGTTGCTTTTAAACTTTACGATACTTTTGGTTTTCCACTAGACTTAACAGAAGATATGCTTAAGGGTAAAAACTTAGGTCTTGATTCTGCAAAGTTTGAAGAGTTGATGCTTGCGCAAAGAACTCGTGCAAAAGCTGCTTGGAAAGGTAGTGGAGATTCTCAAGCACATGGAGATTTTAAAGAACTTTTAGAAAAATTTGGTGAAAACACTTTTGTTGGTTATGAATTTTTAGCTCATTCTGGAGAAGTATTAGCACTCTTAGATGCACAGTTTAAACATGCTGACATACTTCAAGCAGGAGAAAAAGGTTGGGTACTTTTAGATACAACTCCTTTTTATGCCGAGAGTGGTGGACAGATGGGGGATAGCGGAGAGTTAGAAGGTTTTGCTAAAGTAGAAGATACTAGAAAAATTTTCGGCTTAAATCTTTCACAAATCACTCTTAGCAAAACTCTAAAAGTTGGAGATATTGTTGAGTCTATAGTAGATATTTCAAGAGCAGAAATCATTAAACATCACTCAGCAACACATCTTTTACATGCTATTTTATATGATGTTTTAGGTGACCATATATCTCAAGCTGGTTCACTTGTAGAAGACAAGAGACTTAGATTTGACTTTTCTCACCCTAAAGCTTTAACACATGAAGAGTTAGTAGAGATAGAAACAAGAGTAAACCGTGATGTTCTAAGAGCTATCCCTGCAAAAACAGAAGTTATGTGCATAGAAGATGCTAAAAAGTCAGGAGCAAAAGCTCAGTTTGGCGAGAAGTATGGTGATGAAGTCCGTGTTGTAAGTTTCTCAGATGCTTCAGTTGAGTTTTGTGGTGGTGTTCATGTTGATAACTCAGCAAATATCGGTTCTTTTATCATCACAAAAGAAAGTGGAGTTTCTGCGGGTGTTAGACGAATAGAAGCTGTTGTTGGTCATGCTGCATATGAGTATTTTTGTGATCAAAGAGTTATGATAAAACGCGTTGAAGCTGAGGTTAAAAACTTAGATATTATGGCTGGTATTTCAAGACTAAAGTCAAACATAACAGAGTTAAAAACAGAACTTAAAGAGTCTCAAGAAAGTTCAAAAGTAGAAATATCTTCTAATGAAATAAATGGCGTAGCCGTTGTAGTTGAAGAACTTCCATCTGGAGATATTAAAGAAAAGATAGATGAGCTTAAAAACCAAAATGAAAAACTTTGTGCAATGCTTTTTCAAGTTAAAGGCGATAAAGTTCTTATAGCCGCTGGTGTTAAAAACGCAGATGCTAAAGCTGGTGATTGGATTAAAAAAATTGCTCCGATTCTTGGTGGTGGTGGCGGCGGTCGTCCTGACTTTGCACAAGCTGGTGGAAAAGATAAAACTAAACTTCCAGATGCAAAAATACAAGCACTTGCATACATAACAGAGGTTCTTTCTTAG
- the maf gene encoding septum formation inhibitor Maf, whose product MIRLASSSYTRAMLLKKAGIEFLQESKEFDEDSILASSPKNFVYQATLGKYEVNIEAFGIEDYPILVADTVVTANNKILRKANSLESAREILMTQSGSITSIVTCMIYHSKHKKIIDISQTDYLFDEFDKDDLEKYLRNGEWRGKAGACMVEGFCKSYIKEVRGYESTAMGLNTELLKAFL is encoded by the coding sequence ATGATTAGACTTGCCTCTTCCTCATACACTCGTGCAATGCTTTTAAAAAAGGCGGGCATTGAGTTTTTACAAGAATCAAAAGAGTTCGATGAAGACTCCATCCTTGCATCTAGCCCTAAAAACTTTGTATATCAAGCAACTTTAGGAAAATATGAAGTAAATATAGAAGCCTTTGGAATTGAGGATTACCCTATTTTAGTAGCTGATACAGTTGTGACAGCGAATAATAAAATACTTAGAAAAGCTAACTCACTTGAAAGTGCAAGAGAGATTTTGATGACTCAAAGCGGAAGTATAACTAGCATAGTAACTTGCATGATTTACCATTCCAAACATAAAAAAATAATAGATATTTCACAAACTGACTATCTTTTTGATGAGTTTGACAAAGATGACTTAGAAAAATATCTTAGAAATGGAGAGTGGCGAGGAAAGGCTGGTGCTTGTATGGTTGAAGGTTTTTGTAAATCATACATAAAAGAAGTACGAGGTTATGAAAGTACAGCAATGGGGCTAAATACTGAACTTTTAAAGGCCTTTTTATGA
- a CDS encoding aminotransferase class I/II-fold pyridoxal phosphate-dependent enzyme: protein MNYYENEIKALKKSKRFRTREVVNNDVLDFASNDYLGLSHKKELHEKTCETLSNEPVHSSKASLLVNGYHQIHKDFEDALCEANGFESGVVVGSGFNANIALIEALVRSGDELFMDELYHASGVLASKLNGIKVQYFKHNDMQDLTQMLESSDASRKVVAVEGIYSMDGDLVDSEVFSICDTLDAILIVDEAHSSGVVGNDLMGVFDLYNIEIKPNHIKMGTLGKAYGSFGAFILASEHIIEYLINRAKPIIYATSLSLYDTLLAHNALKFILQNKEIIKDEIRLRQMIVLQELGIKVDGLIVPILICDNKKVIEIKDKILESGYAIGGIRQPTVKRAIVRLIARLGQTEVELIALCKELSKIIK, encoded by the coding sequence ATGAACTACTATGAAAATGAGATAAAAGCACTAAAAAAATCAAAAAGATTTCGTACTAGAGAAGTAGTAAACAATGATGTTTTAGACTTCGCATCTAATGATTACTTAGGACTCTCTCATAAAAAAGAACTTCATGAGAAAACTTGTGAGACTCTGTCTAATGAACCTGTTCACAGTTCAAAAGCTTCTCTTTTAGTTAATGGTTATCATCAAATTCACAAAGACTTTGAAGATGCACTTTGCGAGGCAAATGGATTTGAAAGTGGGGTTGTTGTAGGAAGTGGTTTTAATGCAAATATTGCACTTATTGAGGCTCTTGTAAGAAGTGGTGATGAACTTTTTATGGATGAGTTGTATCATGCATCTGGAGTGTTGGCATCTAAACTTAATGGCATAAAAGTTCAGTATTTTAAACATAACGATATGCAAGATTTAACTCAGATGCTAGAATCCTCAGATGCTTCGAGGAAAGTGGTGGCAGTCGAAGGAATCTACTCAATGGATGGAGATTTAGTGGACTCTGAAGTATTTAGCATCTGTGATACGCTAGATGCCATTCTAATAGTAGATGAAGCACATAGTAGTGGAGTTGTTGGAAATGACCTGATGGGTGTATTTGACCTATACAACATCGAGATAAAACCTAACCATATAAAAATGGGAACTCTTGGAAAAGCGTATGGAAGTTTTGGTGCATTTATCTTGGCATCTGAGCATATAATAGAGTATCTTATAAACCGTGCGAAGCCTATTATCTACGCTACTTCACTTTCTCTTTATGACACTTTACTTGCACATAATGCTCTGAAATTTATACTCCAAAATAAAGAGATAATCAAAGATGAAATTAGACTAAGACAGATGATAGTTTTACAAGAACTAGGCATAAAAGTTGATGGTTTAATAGTCCCAATCTTAATATGTGATAATAAAAAAGTAATAGAGATAAAAGATAAAATATTAGAGAGTGGTTATGCAATAGGTGGGATTCGTCAGCCAACAGTAAAACGAGCAATAGTTAGACTGATTGCAAGACTTGGTCAAACAGAAGTAGAGTTGATAGCTTTATGTAAAGAACTGAGCAAAATCATAAAATAA
- a CDS encoding DNA adenine methylase: protein MYKISQRRYLGNKNSILDFIDDIIKKEVGEFDSLCDIFSGTGVVSSYFNDKNKKIISNDLLYQNFVSLNAFLNDEDFDEIKVRKIIKDFNASTASRENYFSKNFGGRYFSKKVAKKVGFIREEIKRLFISDAINLKEKHILLTSLNYSIDRIANTVGHYDAYIKKEIREQKFEMKMLDVDLSKNKNNEVHNIDANMLIRDIECDVLYLDPPYNSRQYCDAYHLLENLTQWKKTEVFGVAKKFDRSKIKSEYSLKSAADSFDDLIINAKCKYILLSYNNMANKGNDRSNAKISDEDIIKSMSRRGKVKVFEKDYKAFTTGKSKHDDNKERVFFLKIA from the coding sequence ATGTACAAAATATCGCAACGAAGATACCTTGGTAACAAAAATTCGATACTTGATTTTATAGATGACATCATTAAAAAAGAGGTTGGAGAGTTTGACTCACTCTGTGATATATTTTCAGGAACTGGTGTAGTTAGTTCATACTTTAACGATAAAAATAAAAAGATAATCTCTAACGACTTGCTCTATCAAAATTTTGTTTCTTTAAATGCTTTTTTAAATGATGAAGATTTTGATGAGATAAAAGTTAGAAAAATCATAAAAGACTTTAATGCATCTACGGCTTCAAGAGAAAACTACTTTTCTAAAAACTTTGGTGGAAGATATTTTTCAAAAAAGGTAGCAAAAAAAGTCGGGTTTATAAGAGAAGAGATAAAAAGACTTTTCATATCAGATGCCATAAATCTAAAAGAAAAACATATACTTTTAACTTCACTAAACTACTCCATAGACCGCATAGCAAATACTGTTGGACATTATGACGCTTATATAAAAAAAGAGATACGAGAACAAAAGTTTGAGATGAAGATGCTTGATGTTGACCTGAGTAAAAACAAAAATAATGAAGTTCATAACATAGATGCCAATATGCTCATACGAGATATAGAGTGTGATGTTCTTTACCTTGACCCGCCATACAATTCTAGACAATACTGTGATGCTTATCATCTACTTGAAAACTTAACTCAATGGAAAAAAACAGAAGTTTTTGGAGTAGCAAAAAAGTTTGACCGTTCTAAAATCAAAAGCGAATACTCACTAAAAAGTGCAGCAGATAGTTTTGATGACTTAATAATAAATGCAAAATGTAAATACATACTTCTCTCATACAACAACATGGCAAATAAAGGAAACGACAGAAGTAACGCAAAAATCTCTGATGAAGATATAATAAAATCCATGTCAAGAAGAGGTAAAGTAAAAGTTTTTGAAAAAGACTATAAAGCTTTTACAACTGGCAAGAGCAAACATGATGATAACAAAGAGAGAGTGTTTTTTCTTAAAATTGCTTAG
- the dcm gene encoding DNA (cytosine-5-)-methyltransferase, giving the protein MKLPNLFNHYQIQKELNSMNMILSQTAIRTVELFAGVGGFRIGLENIRQYSKHFEIVWSNQWEPSTKIQHASQIYEKQFGYANHSNEDISKVSVKDIPEHDLLVGGFPCQDYSVASTLKNSHGIVGKKGVLWWEIYRILQEKKDKAPTYLLLENVDRLLKSPASQRGRDFAIILSSLNALGYSVEWRVINASEYGMPQRRRRVFIFASKIDTKFYNTLKDNSASDILSSKSLFAKTFSVNKIETEKIMVKELSNDLVEITNNFNKDTPKQNAFLDAGYMINGIYYTSKVEVNYEDKYSVLGDFLQDENTVPKEFYINDEELEKWKYQKGSKSIQRINKITGHEYTYSEGSMGFPDCVTKPARTIITGEGGASASRFKHVVCVDGKHRRLTPLELERLNMFPDNHTEGISDTKRAFLMGNALVVGIIERLGEKILDEI; this is encoded by the coding sequence ATGAAATTACCAAATTTATTTAATCATTATCAAATCCAAAAAGAGTTAAATAGTATGAATATGATACTTTCACAAACTGCCATTAGAACTGTTGAATTATTTGCTGGCGTAGGTGGGTTTCGTATAGGCTTAGAAAATATTAGACAATATTCAAAGCACTTCGAAATAGTATGGAGTAATCAATGGGAACCATCTACTAAGATACAACATGCATCACAAATATATGAGAAGCAGTTTGGATATGCGAATCATTCCAATGAAGATATTTCAAAAGTTTCTGTAAAAGATATTCCTGAGCATGATTTACTTGTAGGTGGTTTTCCCTGTCAAGATTACTCTGTTGCAAGTACATTAAAAAACTCACATGGAATAGTTGGCAAAAAAGGAGTCTTATGGTGGGAAATTTACAGAATATTACAAGAAAAAAAAGATAAAGCTCCTACGTATTTATTACTAGAAAATGTTGATAGATTATTAAAGTCTCCTGCAAGCCAAAGAGGTAGAGATTTTGCAATTATACTTTCTTCCCTTAACGCTCTTGGTTATTCTGTTGAGTGGAGAGTTATTAATGCAAGTGAATATGGAATGCCACAGAGAAGACGAAGAGTTTTTATATTTGCCTCAAAAATAGATACAAAATTTTATAATACATTGAAAGATAATTCTGCATCTGATATTTTAAGTTCTAAGAGCTTATTTGCAAAAACTTTTTCAGTGAATAAAATAGAGACTGAAAAAATTATGGTTAAAGAATTAAGTAATGATTTAGTAGAAATAACAAATAACTTTAACAAAGACACTCCTAAACAAAATGCTTTTTTAGATGCAGGATATATGATAAATGGTATTTACTATACATCTAAAGTTGAAGTGAATTATGAAGATAAATATTCTGTACTTGGTGATTTCTTACAAGATGAAAATACAGTACCAAAAGAGTTTTATATAAATGATGAAGAGCTAGAGAAATGGAAGTATCAAAAAGGTTCAAAATCAATACAAAGAATTAATAAAATTACAGGGCATGAATATACATATTCAGAAGGCAGTATGGGATTTCCTGACTGCGTGACAAAGCCAGCGAGAACTATTATTACAGGAGAGGGCGGGGCAAGTGCTTCAAGGTTTAAGCATGTGGTTTGTGTTGATGGTAAACACAGAAGACTTACTCCACTAGAGTTAGAAAGACTAAATATGTTTCCAGATAATCATACAGAAGGTATTTCAGATACAAAAAGAGCTTTTTTAATGGGTAATGCTTTGGTTGTTGGAATTATTGAAAGATTAGGAGAAAAAATATTAGATGAAATATAA
- a CDS encoding BglII/BstYI family type II restriction endonuclease: MKYKLKSYRYGELILNNEPQYKDKWNELLETIESITDEEIIEAHESNKRVPKGLSVALNKVIKKKLIDIGWKSESRIFNDNEYSNKSWRLDFANDNISIEVAFNHGEAIAWNLVKPTIASELNHVQKEIKTDIAIVICATKNLKTLGGFDGATGEFEKFERYLDPLRGLLTVPMVIIGLEAPETFKIEHNKVGNTKQGIVKRY, encoded by the coding sequence ATGAAATATAAATTAAAATCATATAGATATGGTGAGCTAATTTTAAATAATGAACCGCAATATAAAGATAAGTGGAATGAATTATTAGAAACAATAGAATCTATTACTGATGAAGAAATCATTGAAGCTCATGAGTCAAATAAAAGAGTGCCAAAAGGTTTGTCAGTCGCATTAAATAAAGTAATTAAAAAGAAACTTATTGACATTGGTTGGAAATCAGAATCAAGAATTTTTAATGATAATGAGTATTCAAATAAATCTTGGAGATTAGATTTTGCAAATGATAATATATCTATCGAAGTTGCATTTAATCATGGTGAAGCCATTGCATGGAACCTTGTTAAACCGACAATTGCTAGTGAATTAAATCATGTACAAAAAGAAATTAAAACAGATATTGCTATTGTAATATGTGCTACAAAAAATTTAAAAACACTGGGTGGATTTGATGGAGCAACTGGTGAATTTGAAAAATTCGAAAGATATTTAGATCCATTAAGGGGTTTGCTAACAGTACCTATGGTTATAATAGGGCTAGAAGCACCTGAAACATTTAAAATAGAACATAATAAAGTAGGAAATACAAAGCAAGGTATCGTGAAAAGATATTAG
- a CDS encoding Dam family site-specific DNA-(adenine-N6)-methyltransferase, producing the protein MSYLKSPLNYTGSKHKLLKQIEPLFPKDIDTFVDLFAGGCNVGVNASAKRIIANDIDENIIELYRYFKENKADKITKDIEKIIIKYKLSNTSKYGYEKYNTTSSIGVGKYNKRFYEKLRADYNKNPSPLMFYTTLLFAFNNQIRFNSKGEFNTPVNKRDFNKNIKKNLELFVDKLNILDITFTSQDFNDIKISQDSFVYIDPPYLITQATYNENNGWNEDKELQLLHYIDALDARGIKFALSNVFENKGRVHELLIKWSQKYKVHKLEHNYHN; encoded by the coding sequence GTGAGTTATTTAAAATCCCCTCTAAACTACACAGGTTCAAAGCACAAACTTTTAAAGCAAATCGAGCCACTGTTTCCAAAAGACATAGATACTTTTGTTGATCTATTTGCTGGTGGATGTAATGTTGGAGTTAATGCTAGTGCTAAAAGAATTATTGCAAATGATATTGATGAAAATATTATAGAATTGTACAGATATTTCAAAGAAAATAAAGCTGATAAAATCACTAAAGATATAGAAAAAATCATTATAAAATATAAGCTGTCAAATACTTCAAAATATGGATATGAAAAGTATAATACTACCTCAAGTATAGGTGTTGGAAAATATAATAAAAGATTTTATGAAAAATTACGAGCCGATTATAATAAAAATCCAAGTCCTCTTATGTTTTACACAACTTTACTTTTTGCATTTAACAATCAGATACGCTTTAACTCAAAAGGCGAGTTTAATACACCTGTAAATAAAAGAGATTTTAACAAAAATATAAAAAAGAATTTAGAATTATTTGTAGATAAGTTAAATATTTTAGATATAACTTTCACTTCACAAGACTTTAATGATATAAAAATATCACAAGATTCATTTGTATATATAGACCCTCCTTACTTAATCACACAAGCCACTTACAATGAAAATAATGGCTGGAATGAAGATAAAGAGTTGCAACTTTTACACTACATAGATGCTCTAGATGCTAGAGGAATTAAGTTCGCACTTTCTAATGTTTTTGAAAATAAAGGTAGAGTGCATGAGCTTTTAATCAAATGGAGCCAAAAGTATAAAGTTCATAAGTTAGAGCATAATTATCATAATTGA
- a CDS encoding IS5 family transposase codes for MQLSFFDHAMKYQGGKKSMKFLNEMKEIIPFEAIEKILIEKNVYKPNKGKTGRPSIPSKILVGSLFLQNWYGLSDPMTEELIHDRISFRKFLDIRDEDTIPDETTICKFRNKLIKEEILGDIFEEVKKMMESKRLILNEGTLIDATLIHSSEPKRKKDDKGKVISNKAHDSDATYTSKRGRKHHGLKMHIATDTNGIIKKVIATTASTHDSTQFDKLTEDENKAIFADSGYMQKARKVALRAKGIFAGIVERRVRGQSKLRPKQSRNNTRFSKIRCLVELPFAFIKQHMNFRKTRYRGIEKNQQHFFMLAACYNLRRTPALVRARN; via the coding sequence ATGCAACTAAGTTTTTTTGACCATGCCATGAAATACCAAGGTGGTAAGAAGAGTATGAAGTTTTTAAATGAGATGAAAGAGATTATTCCATTTGAAGCTATTGAGAAGATACTTATAGAGAAAAATGTATACAAACCCAACAAAGGTAAGACAGGAAGACCATCTATTCCATCAAAGATATTAGTAGGCTCACTTTTTTTACAAAACTGGTATGGATTGTCAGACCCAATGACCGAAGAGCTTATACATGACCGTATAAGCTTCAGAAAGTTTCTTGATATAAGAGATGAAGATACTATTCCAGATGAAACAACTATTTGTAAATTTAGAAACAAGCTTATCAAAGAAGAGATACTTGGTGATATATTTGAAGAAGTAAAAAAGATGATGGAATCTAAAAGACTTATACTCAATGAGGGAACTCTTATAGACGCTACTCTCATCCACTCAAGCGAACCAAAGAGAAAAAAAGATGACAAGGGTAAAGTTATTTCAAATAAAGCCCATGATTCTGATGCAACCTATACTTCAAAAAGAGGTCGTAAACATCATGGATTAAAGATGCATATAGCAACTGATACAAACGGTATCATCAAAAAAGTAATAGCTACAACTGCATCAACACACGATAGTACACAGTTTGATAAGCTGACAGAAGATGAAAATAAAGCAATATTCGCAGATAGCGGCTATATGCAAAAGGCAAGAAAAGTGGCACTAAGAGCAAAAGGTATTTTTGCTGGTATAGTTGAAAGACGAGTAAGAGGTCAATCGAAACTAAGACCTAAACAATCAAGAAATAATACAAGATTCTCAAAGATAAGATGTCTCGTGGAATTACCATTCGCATTTATAAAACAACATATGAACTTCAGAAAAACCAGATATCGGGGAATAGAGAAAAATCAACAACACTTTTTTATGTTGGCTGCTTGTTATAATCTGAGACGGACACCTGCACTGGTAAGGGCTAGGAACTGA
- a CDS encoding ATP-binding cassette domain-containing protein — translation MKIQKLKITLDDKNLVDISFNISSSLALVGQSGSGKSLTLKALLGMLPNTMKCELEVDAGFELKAGSNISFVPQNPFTALSPLTKIRKQFFVDEQKIEELFAQVGLDIELADRFAPELSGGQLQRVVLAMALEHSPKLMLLDEPTTALDPQTRVLILDLLKDLQKLHGFKMLFVTHDITSAKALCEDICVLRDGKIVENGKMDEVVLNPQENYTKILIDAGFANREFRQ, via the coding sequence ATGAAAATCCAAAAGTTAAAAATAACACTTGATGATAAAAATTTAGTAGATATAAGTTTTAATATATCTTCCTCTTTAGCCCTTGTTGGTCAGAGTGGAAGTGGTAAAAGTTTAACTCTTAAAGCACTTTTGGGGATGTTACCAAATACAATGAAATGTGAGTTAGAAGTAGATGCAGGATTCGAGCTAAAAGCTGGTAGCAATATCTCTTTTGTCCCTCAAAATCCATTTACTGCACTCTCTCCACTTACAAAAATAAGAAAGCAATTTTTTGTAGATGAGCAAAAAATAGAAGAGCTTTTTGCTCAGGTTGGCTTGGATATAGAACTAGCAGATAGATTTGCTCCAGAACTTTCAGGTGGTCAACTTCAAAGAGTCGTTCTTGCTATGGCATTAGAACATAGTCCAAAGCTTATGCTTCTTGATGAACCAACAACAGCACTAGATCCACAAACAAGAGTTTTGATTTTAGACTTGCTTAAAGATTTACAAAAACTCCATGGCTTTAAGATGCTTTTTGTAACACATGATATAACTTCAGCAAAAGCACTTTGCGAAGATATTTGTGTTTTAAGAGATGGGAAAATTGTTGAAAATGGAAAAATGGATGAGGTAGTTCTAAATCCACAAGAAAATTATACAAAAATATTAATAGATGCAGGTTTTGCAAATAGGGAATTTAGACAATGA